The segment GCCGAGCTCACCGTGCGCATGCCCGAGTTGAGCGGCAATGGCCCACGCCGTGAACGGCGCACCCATCTCGTACTCCTCGCCGAAACGCGCGAGGGCTACCGCAACATTGCGTCGCTCGTGACGCGCGCGCGCATGGACAGTGAACGCGGCCGGCCCAGTGTGCCGTGGGCGCTCGTGACGCGCCATGTGCAGGGGGTCACGGCCTTGACGGGCTGCCCGCGCGGGTGGATTCCGCAGCTGCTCGCCGAAGGCAAGGCCGACGACGCCTGGACCGCCGCCGGCGAGCTGCGCGATGTGTTCGGCGAGCATCTCGCCATCGAATGTTGGGATCATCGGCTGCCGGAAGAGCGCGCGCTGGTCGATCAGCTCCGCCCACTCGCCGCCAGACTTGGTGTGCCCTGGGTGGTGACGAACAACGTGCACTACGCCACGCCGGAGCAGCGCATCGTGCACGATGTGCTCACCACGCTCCGCCATGAAAAGACACTCGACACGATGGGGACGCGGCTCAAACCCAACGCCGAGTGGGCGCTCAAGAAGCCGTCGCTCATCTACAAGCGGTGGCGCGGCGCCGAGGAGGGGGTGCGCGAAACACTGCGCATCGGCGAGCGGTGTGCCTTTCGGTTGGAGCAGCTCAAGCCGAGCATGCCGGCGTTTCCACTGCCCCCGGGGGTGACGGCGAACGAGTATCTCGCGCGACTGGTGGAACAGGGCGCGTACGAGCGGTGGGGGAATCAGCGGACGCCCAAGCACGATCGGCAGCTCGCACACGAACTGGGCATGATCCGCAAGCTCGATCTCGCCGGCTTCTTCCTCACCGTGTGGGACATCGTGCGCTTTGCGCGTCGCGAGGGGATTCTCTGCCAGGGGCGTGGCTCGGCGGCGAATTCGGCCGTCTGCTTCTGTCTGGGCATCACGGCCGTCGATCCCATTCGCATGGAGCTGCTCTTCGAGCGGTTTCTGAGTGAAGATCGCAAGGAGCCGCCCGATATCGACATCGACTTTGCCCATCGCGACCGCGAGCGGGTGCTGCAGTACGTGTACAACCGCTACGGGCGCGAACACGCGGCGATGGTGTGCGAGCAGATCACCTGGCGCGGACGCAGCGCGGTGCGCGATGCGGCGCGCGTGCTGGGGTTCAGTACGGAGCAGGCGGATGTGCTGGCGGCGTTGTCGGATCGGTTTAGTGCGCGATCGACGGCGGAGGCGTTGCGGGTGAATGAAGAGGACGCATTAGACAGCGGGAAGACGGACGGCGAGAAGACGAACGGCGGGAAGACGAACGGCGAGGCGGAACGACTCGGGCAGGCGATGATTCGCGGCACCGAGGCGACCACCAAGGCGCGCGTGGTGCGGGAGGCGGCACGGAAGGTGGCGGCGACCGCCAAACTGTCGGCGAGTGATCGACCGAAGCCCAAGGCGAGTTATGAGCCGTATGGGTCGCCGAATGCGCAACGGGCACCCAAGGGGATCTCTGAGCGGGATGCGACCTGGCAGCAGCTACTCGACCTGCAGGCCGAACGAAAAATCGAGGGTGATGAACGCGCGCATCTCGGACCGCTTGCCAAGGGCGCCGATAACTCGCGCCCCGGCGGGCGGCTGCGTCCCAAGCTCGATCCATCGTCGCGCATGCCGGTGGATGGATATACCGACGCCCACGCCGACGAATCCCACGAAGAGCGGCGCAACCGCACCACCGCCACGCGCGATGGCGTGAGCGGGCGCGAGATGCTCACGCGCGCGGGGCTCGACCCGAACGATCCGCGCGTGCAACAGCTTGCGCAGGTCGTCGATGGTCTCCATCAGTTGCCGCGGCATCGCTCCATCCACGTCGGCGGCTTCATTCTCACCGAAGAACCCCTCGGCTCCATCGTCCCCATCGAACCGGCCT is part of the Gemmatimonadaceae bacterium genome and harbors:
- a CDS encoding PHP domain-containing protein produces the protein MFGYIELHCHSALSLLDGAALPETLAERAAALGYPALALTDHDELGGVVRFGTACEAVGIGGILGAELTVRMPELSGNGPRRERRTHLVLLAETREGYRNIASLVTRARMDSERGRPSVPWALVTRHVQGVTALTGCPRGWIPQLLAEGKADDAWTAAGELRDVFGEHLAIECWDHRLPEERALVDQLRPLAARLGVPWVVTNNVHYATPEQRIVHDVLTTLRHEKTLDTMGTRLKPNAEWALKKPSLIYKRWRGAEEGVRETLRIGERCAFRLEQLKPSMPAFPLPPGVTANEYLARLVEQGAYERWGNQRTPKHDRQLAHELGMIRKLDLAGFFLTVWDIVRFARREGILCQGRGSAANSAVCFCLGITAVDPIRMELLFERFLSEDRKEPPDIDIDFAHRDRERVLQYVYNRYGREHAAMVCEQITWRGRSAVRDAARVLGFSTEQADVLAALSDRFSARSTAEALRVNEEDALDSGKTDGEKTNGGKTNGEAERLGQAMIRGTEATTKARVVREAARKVAATAKLSASDRPKPKASYEPYGSPNAQRAPKGISERDATWQQLLDLQAERKIEGDERAHLGPLAKGADNSRPGGRLRPKLDPSSRMPVDGYTDAHADESHEERRNRTTATRDGVSGREMLTRAGLDPNDPRVQQLAQVVDGLHQLPRHRSIHVGGFILTEEPLGSIVPIEPASMPGRTVVQWEKDDLDPVGLVKIDLLGLGMLTVVQDCLLYIRHTRNVNVDLGQLDMSDPAVYDVMCKADTVGLFQIESRAQMNTLPRLKPRCFYDLVVEVALIRPGPIQGEMVHPYLRRRAGLEPITYPHPSVEKVLRRTLGVPLFQEQGMQVAIAAAGFTPGQADQLRRAMGHKRSRERMAAICEELIAGMATNGIPEETARRIYNQINAFADYGFPESHAASFALIVYATAWLRHYYAPEYLCAILNAQPMGFYSPGTLIEDAKRHGVEVRPVDLTKSIWDHTLELPDGRTLMPNDGTVRWGINPQPTTKNPEPPTDRLAVRLGLRLVRGLGARARRALEAALHDGPFLSIEDAVRRVTLDRTAWRRLAEAGAFDSLFAHEPPERRRRVALWEVMAATRGPELPLAPRAAPAPAPQLPAYSAVELTEADFRMTGLSLAGHPMKHVREHLALNGVLTAREAHARGKDGQPVAVAGLVICRQRPGTAKGFVFLTLEDETGMINIVITPDRFEQHALLISTTPLLLIRGTLQVEQHVVNVRAKQFKPLELGGGEQHAKGRNYH